The following is a genomic window from Pseudomonas lurida.
CATTGCTGTACTGAAAAGTGATGCCCGTCTGGCGAAATACGCTACCCAGGCTTAAGCTCGACCAGCCCGCGCCTTCCAAGGCGCGGGTTTTATTTTTGGACCCGCCTCCTCCTTGGGTCTTTATTATTTCCGACTTAAGTTGCCCCTATGCTCAAACGCTTTGCCTGGATGGCACTCTTTGCCTGCGCCCCGCTGTACGCGGCCCCGCATCTTGATGATCAACGTTTGCAGCAACTGGCCAACGATCCGTTCTGGCTGTCCCTCGGCCATTACGAAGCCGGCAAGATCAGTGGCTGGCGCAGTTACGTCAGCGACAAGAAGTTCTTCCTCGCAGCCGACGGTGCCCACCACCCGGATGCCGAACTCAAGGCCACCGTTAACGCACTCTATGCGCCGGCCAGCCTGGGTGAAAAACACGCCCAATGCGTTTACCCCGCACGTACCCGCTGGCTCAAGGATCAGTTGCACCTCACTGACCTGCCCACCGTGGACTGCACAGAATTCAAGCAATGGTTCAAGGACGTCGCCCCCCACAGCGCGGTGATGATCTTCCCGGCGGCTTACCTCAACAGCCCGTCCTCGATGTTCGGCCACACCCTGCTGCGCATCGACCAGGCCGACGTGCAAAGCAACAACACCGCCCTGCTCAGCTACGCGATCAACTTCGGCGCCTACATCGAAGGCTCCGACAACAGCATCCTCTACGCCTGGAAAGGCCTGATGGGCGGTTATCCCGGCCTGTTCGCCCTGGTGCCTTACCAGGAGAAGCTGTCGGAATACCGCAGCCTCGAGAACCGTGACCTGTGGGAATACCGGCTCAACCTCACGCAAGTCGAGACCGAACGCATGGTCGAGCACGTGTGGGAGCTCAAGCAGATCCAGTTCGACTACTTCTTCTTTGACGAAAACTGCTCGTATCGCCTGCTGGAACTGCTGCAAGTGGCACGTCCTGGCCTGCGCCTGACCGAACAATTCCCTCTCACAGCCATCCCGACCGACACGGTCAAGGCCGTGAAAGACGCCGGCCTGGTGGAGAAAATCGACTACCGGCCCTCCCGTGAACGCGAGTTGCTGGAGCGCGCCAAGCCGCTGGACAGCGACGAGCAGCAATGGGTATTGAAGGTCAGCGACGACCAGAAGCAATTGCAGGAGCCGGCCTTCAAAGCCCTGCCCCGCGAACGCCAGGCCCTGATCATCGACGCCGCCTACCGCCTCGGCCGCTACCGCGCCAACGGCCTGGAACGCGACACCGCACGCTCCCAGCGCAGCTTCGAATTGCTGCGCGCAATCAACCAGAACCCAGCGCCCGACCTCAAGATCACGCCCCCTGGCCTACCGGAAAACGGCCATGAATCGCGCACCTGGCAAGCCGGGATCGGCACCCGGGGCGACAAGGCCTTCGGTGAGTACGGCCTGCGCATGGCCTACCACGACCTCAACGACAACGCCGAAGGCTTCCCCCTCGGCGCGCAGATCGAAATCCTGCAGATGAAACTGCGCCAGTACGAAGGCAACCATTGGCAACTGCAGCAACTGGACCTGGCCACCATCCGCTCCCTGACCCCACGCAACGCTCTGTTGCAGCCGTGGTCCTGGCAAGTCACCGGCGGCCTTGAGCGGGTACCCGGCAAACACGACGATGAAACCCTGGTCGCCCACGTCAACGGCGGCGCCGGCGGCACCTGGCAACTGCGCGACGACATGCTCGGCTTCGCCCTCGGCACCGTGCGCGTGGAACACAACAACGACTTCAACGAAGCCATTTCCCCGGCGGCAGGGTTCAATACGGGCGTGCTGTGGAAAAACCCACTGGGTAACCTGAGCCTGGAAGCCAAGGGCGACTTCTTCACCAACGGCGAAGTGCGCCGCAGCATCAGCCTGAACCAGCAGTGGGAATTGTCCCGCAACCTGGGCCTGCGCCTGAGTGCACAGCGCGAGTACAGCCATTTGTCGACGCCGGTGAATGAAGTGATGCTCGAAGTGAAGTGGTATCACTACTGATCTGTAGGACCTGGCGAACATCCAATGTGGGAGCGGGCTTGCTCGCGAAAGCAGAGTGTCAGTCACTGGAAACGTGGCTGATACACCGCTTTCGCGGGCAAGCCCGCTCCCACATTGGCTTATGTGTCTGGCCAATGTATGCACAACACCTTTCTCACCTCCCTTTCACATCCCTCCAACGAATCCCCTTCTAGACTCTCCGTATCAGCCGTGAAACGGCCAGGGAGTACGCCATGTGGCGGTATGCGGTAATGCTGTGTGCGGTGGTGGGGTTGGCGGGTTGCCAATCGACTCATCAGGAGTTGCTGGCCAAAGGGTACCCTCCGGCGTTTGCCGACGGTTTTGACGATGGCTGCAGCAGTGGTCGCCAGGCGGCCGGGGTGATTACCGGGGAGTTTCGCAAGAACGTGCCGCGTTACCTGAAGGACCGGCCATACGCCGAAGGCTGGGAAGATGGCTTTCGCCAGTGCAAGGCGATGCGCGAGAACGAGGAACTGCGGGACTATAAGCAGCGCCACTGGGATGACCGGGATCGCGAATGGCAACAGGAGAAAGACCGTGACGCCGCCCGGGCCTATCGCTCGCAATAGGTCGCTTTCAGACATCCATCGAAACTAAAGCACGGCGAACATGGCCCAAACTCCATAGAGGGAGAATGTCATGAGCCGAGCTTTTGTTAACGAGGACAACGCCGCCGCCCAGGCCGACCAGCCGGTAGAGCGTCAGGTCAGCGAGCAACCCAATCGCCTCACCGCGCAAGGCTTGGCGCAGTTGCAGGCCAAGGTTGCGCAGCTACAGAGCGAGTACAGTGCCGAATCCGCCAGGGGCGAACAGGCCGATAAACAACGCCAGGCCGATCTTGAACGGGATTTGCGTTACTTCAATCAGCGGGTGCAAAGCGCCCAAGTCGTGGCGCCGGCCACCTCCACCGACAAGGTGCAGATCGGCAGTTGGGTGACCTTCGCCAATGAGCAGGACGAGCAGCAGCGCATTCAATTGGTCGGTGAAGACCAGGCCGATGCCGGCGCCGGCTTGATCAACTGGGGCTCTCCCCTGGGCCGTGCCTTGTTGGGCGCCCAAGTCGGCGACGAGGTCCTGTGGCAACGCCCCGTCGGCGATCAGTTGATCGAAGTGCTGCGCATCGAAGCCGAGGCTTAGACGATGCCTTGGGCCAGCATCGCGTCGGCGACTTTCACAAAGCCTGCGATGTTGGCGCCTTTGACGTAGTTGACCCGGCCGTTTTCTTCGCCGTAATGCACGCAGGCATGGTGGATCGATTGCATGATGTGGTGCAGCTTGCTGTCCACTTCACCCGCCGTCCACAGCAGGCGCATGGCGTTCTGCGACATTTCCAGGCCACTCACCGCGACGCCACCGGCATTGGACGCCTTGCCCGGCGCGAACAGAATGCCCGCCTCGATAAAGATATCCACCGCCTCAAGGGTGGTCGGCATGTTGGCGCCCTCGGCCACGCAGACGCAGCCATTGCGCAACAGCGTGCGGGCGGCTTCGGCGTCGAGTTCGTTCTGGGTCGCGCAAGGCAGCGCGATGTCGCAGGCCAGTTCCCACGGGCTTTTGCCCTTGCGGAATTCCAGGCCGAAACGCTCGGCCAGTTCGCTGATGCGGCCGCGCTGCACGTTCTTCAGCTCCAGCAGCGCTGACCATTGCGCTTCGGTCAAGCCGCTTTCGGCGTACAGGGTGCCTTCGGAGTCGGACAGGGAAATGACCTTGCCGCCCAGGTCCATCACTTTGCGTGCGGCGTATTGCGCCACGTTGCCGGAGCCGGACACCGCGACACGCTTGCCTTCTACCCGCTGGTGGTTGCGCTTGAGCATTTCTTCGGCGAAGTACACACAACCGAAACCGGTGGCTTCCGGACGGATCAGGCTGCCGCCATAGGTCATGCCCTTGCCGGTCAACACCGAGGTGAACTGGTTGCTCAGGCGTTTGTACTGGCCGAACAGGAAGCCAATTTCACGGGCGCCCACGCCGATATCGCCGGCCGGCACGTCGACGTCTGCGCCAATGTGGCGGTACAGCTCACTCATGAAGGCCTGGCAGAAGCGCATGACTTCAGCGTCGCTCTTGCCCTTGGGGTCGAAGTCCGAACCGCCTTTGCCGCCGCCCATGGGCAGCGAGGTCAGGGAATTCTTGAAGGTCTGCTCGAAGGCGAGGAATTTCAGCACGCCCAGGTTCACCGACGGGTGGAAACGCAGGCCGCCCTTGTAGGGGCCGATGGCGCTGTTCATCTGGATACGGAAACCGCGATTGACCTGGACCTTGCCGTGATCATCCACCCACGAGACCCGGAATGTAATGGCGCGTTCCGGCTCGCAGATGCGCTCCAGGATGCCCGAGTTCAGGTAGTGGGGGTTGGCTTCAAGGAACGGCCAGAGGCTGCGCAGGACTTCTTCCACGGCCTGGTGGAATTCTGGCTGGTCGGGGTCGCGTTTCTTGAGGCGGGCAAGGAAGGATTCGACGGATTCGATCATGAAATGTCTCGGCAAATTGATTGTTTTTAAATGAGATTGAGCCGGACTTTAGCAATTCATGTCGCACCGCGACAGGGCAAAATGTCGCCTTTGTGAATTTAAATGGTGCATTAGATATAAATAGCACTGTTTTTTTGCCCCTTAACAGGGATTTGAACCCGAGACATGCACCACCCGTGAAACCGCTACCGCAGGCAAGCCAGCTCCCACATTTGACAGCGTGCGCCGCTGCACATCGGTCGAGTGTGGGAGCTGGCTTGCCTGCGATGAAGTCACTTTGGCGCACCTGAATTGCACCCACAAAAAACGGAGCCCGAAGGCTCCGTTCTTTCACGCCACCAACCTGAATCAGGCCAGTTTTTTGTGCCGTACACGGTGCGGCTGGGCCGCTGCATCGCCCAGGCGCTTTTTACGGTCCGCTTCGTACTCGGTGTAGTTACCTTCGAAGAACACCGCTTGCGAGTCGTCCTCGTACGCCAGGATATGCGTCGCGACGCGGTCAAGGAACCACCGATCGTGAGAGATCACAATGGCAGCGCCCGGGAAGTCCAGCAGGGCTTCTTCCAGGGAACGCAGGGTTTCAACGTCGAGGTCGTTGGAAGGTTCGTCGAGCAGCAGGACGTTGCCACCCTCCTTCAGGGTCAAGGCCAGGTGCAAGCGACCGCGCTCACCACCGGACAGGTCCTTGACGAATTTCTGCTGGTCGCCGCCCTTGAAGTTGAAACGCCCCACGTAGGTGCGTGACGGGATTTCATAGTTGCCGATGCGGATCTGGTCGGAACCGTCGGAGATCTGCTGGAACACCGTCTTGCTGCCATCGAGGTCGTCGCGGCTCTGGTCCACACAGGCCAGTTGCACGGTTTCGCCGATCTCGATGCTGCCGGAGTCCGGGGTTTCCTTGCCCATCAGCATGCGGAACAGGGTGGATTTACCCGCACCGTTACCACCGATAACGCCGACGATCGCGCCTTTTGGCATGGAGAACGACAGGTTGTCGATCAGCACGCGGTCGCCATAGCCTTTGGAAACGTTCTTGAACTCGATGACCTTGTCACCCAGGCGCGGGCCGGCCGGGATGTAGATCTCGTTGGTCTCGCTGCGCTTCTGGAATTCCTGCGACTGCATTTCTTCAAAGCGTTGCAGACGTGCCTTGGACTTGGACTGGCGGGCCTTGGCGCCTTTGCGCACCCATTCCAGTTCTTCCTTCATGGCTTTTTCGTGGGCCGATTGCTGCTTGGATTCGGCCGCCAGACGGTCGGACTTGGCTTCCAGCCAACCGGAGTAGTTGCCCTCGTAAGGGATACCGGCGCCACGGTCGAGCTCGAGGATCCAACCCGCAACGTTGTCCAGGAAGTAACGGTCGTGCGTGATCGCAACCACAGTGCCCGGGAAGTCGTGGAGGAAATGTTCCAGCCAGGCGACGGAATCGGCGTCCAAGTGGTTGGTGGGTTCGTCGAGCAGCAGCATGTCGGGGGCCGACAGCAGCAGGCGGCACAGGGCCACACGACGCTTCTCACCACCGGACAGGTGTTCGACCTTGGCATCCCAGGCCGGCAGGCGCAGCGCGTCGGCGGCGACTTCCAGCTGGCGCTCCAGGTTGTGACCGTCGCCGGCCTGCAGGATCGCTTCGAGCTTGGCCTGTTCGGCGGCAAGCTTGTCGAAGTCGGCATCTGGCTCGGCGTAAGCGGCGTAGACCTCATCCAGGCGCGCCTGGGCGTCCTTGATCACGCTGACGGCTTCCTCGACCACTTCACGCACGGTCTTGGCCGGGTCCAATTGAGGCTCTTGCGGCAGGTAGCCGATGTTCAGCTCAGGCATCGGGCGGGCTTCGCCTTCGAACTCGGTGTCGACGCCGGCCATGATTTTCAGCAACGTGGACTTACCCGAACCGTTGAGGCCGAGCACGCCGATCTTGGCGCCAGGGAAGAAGGACAGCGAAATGTTTTTCAGGATTTCCCGCTTCGGAGGGACAACTTTACCCAGCCGATGCATGGTGAAGACGTATTGAGCCAAAATGTGGACCTCATGAAAAAGTGAGAACAGGCCTACGTAGCGTCATGGCGCTGTACATAGCATTGCGAATCCTCAAGGTTAACCTAAGTGGCCGAGCGTATCGAAATCTATCTGTTAGATTAGCCGGCCATCCCCCCCCAGCGGCTTCAGGAAACACCCTTCATGCTCAGCGTCATGTCTGCACTCGGGTTGCTGCTGTTAATGCCGGGCCCCACCAACACGCTGCTGTTGCGCTCGGGCTTGCTCACCGGGTTCAGGCGCGCCTGGCCACTGAGCCTGCTGGAGTGCCTGGCGTACCTGCTGCAGATATCCTTCTGGGGCTACCTGCTCAGCCATCTGGGCGACAGCGCGCCCTGGGGGCTGAAGCTCGTGCAGTTCGCTTCGGTGTGTTATTTGATCAGGACTTCGTACCTGCTGTGGTGCAATCCCGACGAAACACTCAAATCCGCGCCTGAAGCCCGCGTATCCCGGCTCCACTTCTTTTTACTGACGTTGATCAACCCCAAGGGCTTGCTGATCGTCTCGTTTATCGTCCCGATGCAGACATTTGCCGACTTGAGCCTTTATATGCAGTTTGTCGCGCAATTCACGCTGGTGGTGATACCGGTGGGGTGCACCTGGGTGTTGTTCGGTGCTCGCATCAAAAGGGGCGAATACACCTGGTTGACGCCGCACACGATCAACCGCACGGCCTCTGTGGTTATCTGCGTATTTACGCTGGCGATCCTGTCGCGGCTGGCGGGCAGCCTGATCAGCACCGGCGGCGTGCTTTAGTCCCGCCAGGCGGGGCTGGCACTTTGCCACAAGTCAAGGCATGCTAGCCGCCCTCCGGGCGTCCGGCTTATAGTGCACGTCGCGCGCCAGTCCAGCCAAACCGCAGGATCACAGCTTGTCCAAAGTCACGCCGCCAACTCCCCTGCGCGCCGCTCATATAGCGCCGGGAGCGCCCCTGCACGGCACCTTCAAAGGCGCGTTGGCGACGCTTGTCCTCATGCTGCTCGCCTTATTGTTCTGGCAACTGCTCGACCAGCTGCAGCAAAACCAGAAGAATCAACAGCAATACACCATCGACTACAGCGCCGACCTGGCAGAACAAATCAGCCTGAACATGGCCCTGAGCGCAAAAATCGCGCTGAACCTGCTGCCGATGGTCGAGCCGCCGCGCGACAGCGAACAACAGCTGGCATTGATGCGCACCTTGCAACGCTCGCTGCCGGAACTGCGCAGCGTCGCCCTGCTCGCCCCCAGCGGCGCGATGATCAGTGACAGCGCCACTGACAGCCAGGACAGCGCCTTGCTGGAAGAGCTGGCACAGCGCAGCCACGCCCAATCCTATTACCTGAGCAACAGCAACGACGGCACCATCATCTACCTGTTGCTGCACCAGCCCAGCGGCGGCTCGCGCATGTACTGGGTGTTGCGCCTGGCGCCCACTTACCTGGCCAACCTCACCCGCCAGGACGGCCAGGGCCACCGCCCGATGTGGGTCATCGAGAATCGCGTCAACCACCGCGTGATCAGCCGCGACAGCGGCATGCCCGCCCAATGGGCCGGCGCCCTCACCCCGGACGAGCTGAATAAAAGCGTACTGGTCACTCCCCTGAGCAAAAGCGACTGGCAATTGCGCGGGCTGTTCGACCGTACTGCGGTGCTGGAGGAACTGCTGCCGGCGTTTATCGGCAAGTGCCTATTGGGCCTGGCGTTCTCGCTGATCCCGGTGATCGTGCTACTGAACATGCGCCGCCGCCAGCGCCAAGTGCATGAAGGGCGGCGGCGCTACCAGGACATTTTCGAAGGCACCGGCGTGGCCTTGTGCGTGCTTGACCTGTCGGGCCTGAACGCGTTCTTCGACAGGACTCAACTGGAGACCCGCGAGCAACTGCACGCCTGGCTGCAGGACAACCCCGACGAACGCCAGCAACTGCTCAAGGAGTTGCGCATCACCGAGGTCAACCAGGTGGCGGTGCGCCTATTGAACGTAGGCTCCTGCGAAGAAGCATGGGAACGCCTGATCGATGACTGCCCGCGCAACGCCACGTCCATCGGCTACCAGATCCTCGAAGCCGTCCTGACCCAACAGCACCAGTTGGAGCTGGAGATCCAGCTCAAGGACGTGGCCGGCAACGAGCAATACCTGTGGCTGGTGATGCGTTTGCCGGAGCAGCAGGACGATTTCAAGGCCGTGATCCTCAGCATCAGCGATATCACCAGCCGCAAGCTGATCGAACTGTCGCTGGTGGAGCGTGAGAGCTTCTGGTCGGACGTGGTGCGCACCGTGCCCGACCACCTGTACGTGCAGGACGTGATCAGCCAGCGGATGATTTTCAGCAACCACCATTTGGGCCACACCCTCGGCTATAACAAGGCCGAACTGCAGCAAATGGGCGAGTACTTCTGGGAAATCCTGCTGCACCCCGAGGATGGCGAGCATTACCACGACCTGCGCCAGCAGCAACGCCAGGTTGGCTACACCACCCAACTGCAATGCCAGCTGCGTTTCCGCCACCGCAACAACCAATGGCGGCGCTTTGATATCCGCGAGCAAGCCCTGGCCCGCGACAAGACCGCGCAAATCACCCGCATCATCGGCGTGGCCAAGGACATCACCGACCAGATCGAAGCCAGCGAATCCCTGCGCGACAGCGAGCAGCGCTACCGCATGCTCGCTGAAAGCATCAGCGACGTGATCTGCTCCACCGACAGCCAGTTGGTGCTCAACTATATAAGCCCCTCGGTCAACGCCGTGCTGGGCTATGACGTGGACTGGGTGTTCAAGAACGGCTGGCAGTCGATCATCGCCAACCCGCAGCAACTGACCGGCATTTATAGCCTGGTGGAACAAGTCAGCCGCGCATTGGGCGATATCGACGCACTGAACAAACTGCGCGATGAGATTCAAACCCAGCTGTTCCTGTTCGACTGCCTGCGCGCAGACGGTCGCAAGGTGCCGATCGAGCTGCGCATGGTGCTGGTGTGGGACGAACACGGCGCCTTCGAAGGCATCCTTGGCGTGGGCCGCGATATCAGCCAGCAACGCCGCGCCGAGAAAGACCTGCGCATGGCCGCTACGGTATTCGAGCACTCCACTTCGGCGATCCTGATCACCGACCCCGCAGGCTATATCGTGCAGGCCAACGAGGCGTTCAGCCGGGTCAGTGGCTATGCCGTGAGCGATGTACTCGACCAGTTACCGAACATGCTCACCGTCGACGAACAGCAGGAAGCCCATCTGCGCTACGTGCTCAAGCAGTTGCACCAGCACAGCACCTGGGAAGGCGAGGTGTGGCTCAAGCGTCGCAACGGCGAGCATTACCCCGCGTGGGTCGGCATTACCGCCGTGTTCGACGATGAAGGCGACCTGGCCAGCTATGTGTGTTTCTTCAGCGACATCAGCGAGCGCAAGGCCAGCGAGCAGCGCATCCACCGCCTGGCCTACTACGACGCCCTGACCCACCTGCCCAACCGCACGCTGTTCCAGGACCGCCTGCACACCGCGCTGCAGTCCGCCGAACGGCAGAAGTCGTGGGTGGTGTTGATGTTCCTCGACCTCGACCGTTTCAAACCGATCAACGACTCCCTGGGCCACGCCGCCGGCGACCGCATGCTCAAGGAAATGGCCACGCGCCTGCTGGGTTGCGTGGCCGAGGACGACACCGTGGCGCGCATGGGGGGCGACGAGTTCACCTTGCTCCTGCAACCCCGGGTCAGCCGCGAAATGGCACTGAACCGTGCGATTCACGTGGCCGAGCAGATCCTCGCGAGCCTGGTGAAGCCTTTCGTGCTAGAGGGCCGCGAGTTCTTTGTGACCGCCAGTATCGGCATCGCCCTCAGCCCGCAGGACGGCAATGAGCTGAGCCAGCTGATGAAAAACGCCGACACCGCGATGTACCACGCCAAGGAACGCGGCAAGAACAACTTCCAGTTCTACCAGGCGGACATGAACGCCAGTGCCCTGGAACGGCTCGAGCTGGAAAGCGATTTGCGCCATGCCCTGGACCAGAACGAATTCGTGCTCTATTACCAACCGCAGTTCAGCGGCGACGGCAAACGCCTGACCGGCGCCGAAGCCTTGCTGCGCTGGCGTCACCCACGCCGCGGCCTGGTGCCACCGGGCGACTTCATTCCGGTGCTGGAAGAGTTGGGCCTGGTCGTGGACGTGGGCGACTGGGTGATCAGCGAAGCCTGTCGCCAGCTCAAGACCTGGCACCAGAACAAGGTGCGCGTGCCGAAAGTCTCGGTGAACATCTCCGCACGGCAGTTCTCCGACGGCCAGTTGGGCACGCGCATCGCCACCATTCTCAAGGACACCGGCCTGCCGCCGGCATGCCTGGAGCTGGAGCTGACCGAAAGTATCCTGATGCGCGAAGTGAACGAGGCCATGCAGATCCTCGACAGCCTGAAAAACCTGGGCCTGAGCATTGCGGTCGACGACTTTGGCACGGGTTATTCATCGCTCAACTACCTCAAGCAATTCCCCATCGACGTGTTGAAGATCGACCGCACGTTCGTGGATGGCCTGCCCTCCGGCGAACAGGATGCGCAGATCGCCCGCGCCATTATTGCCATGGCCCACAGCCTCAACCTGGCGGTAATCGCCGAGGGTGTGGAAACCCATGAGCAGTTGGACTTCCTGCGCGAACATGGCTGCGATGAAGTGCAGGGCTACCTGTTCGGGCGGCCGATGCCGGCGAATCGGTTCGAAGCGCAGTTCAGTAATGACGCGCTGTTCATGTTCGACTGAAACCCTGCAGTGGAGCCACCGGCCTCATCGCGGGCAAGCCCGGTTCCCACAGGGGAATGCCTTGCCGATGTGGGCGCTGGCTTGCCTGCGATGGCGCCAGCGCAGGCACCGCTTATCCCCAGATGAGCCCCACTTGTCCGCGACATGATGTCCTTTCATATGCCATCTAAAACCCATTGGGTTAGAATGCCCTCCTTTTCTGCCCCCGATCCTTGAGGACCGCCATGTTCAGCCGTGATTTGACTATTGCCAAGTACGACGCCGATCTCTTCGCCGCCATGGAGCAAGAAGCCGTGCGCCAGGAAGAGCACATTGAGCTGATCGCTTCGGAAAACTACACCAGCCCTGCGGTGATGGAGGCTCAAGGTTCGGTTCTGACCAACAAGTACGCCGAAGGCTACCCAGGCAAGCGCTACTACGGTGGTTGCGAGTACGTCGACGTGGTTGAGCAACTGGCCATCGACCGTGCAAAAGAACTGTTCGGCGCCGATTACGCCAACGTCCAGCCACACGCCGGCTCCCAAGCCAACAGCGCCGTGTACCTGGCCCTGCTGCAAGGCGGCGACACCATCCTGGGCATGAGCCTGGCCCACGGCGGTCACCTGACCCACGGCGCCAGCGTTTCCTCCTCCGGCAAGCTGTACAACGCCGTTCAATACGGTATCGATGCCAACGGCCTGATCGACTACGACGAAGTCGAGCGCCTGGCGGTCGAGCACAAGCCAAAAATGATCGTGGCCGGTTTCTCTGCCTACTCGCAGATCCTGGACTTCCCACGCTTTCGCGCTATCGCCGACAAGGTTGGCGCCTACCTGTTCGTCGACATGGCTCACGTAGCAGGCCTGGTCGCTGCTGGCGTCTACCCGAACCCGGTGCCTTACGCTGACGTGGTGACCACCACCACCCACAAGACCCTGCGCGGCCCGCGTGGCGGCCTGATCCTGGCGCGCGCCAACGCCGAGATCGAGAAAAAGCTGAACTCCGCTGTATTCCCGGGCGCCCAAGGTGGCCCGCTGGAGCACGTGATCGCCGCCAAGGCGATCTGCTTCAAGGAAGCGCTGCAGCCTGAGTTCAAGACTTACCAGCAACAAGTGGTGAAAAACGCCCAGACCATGGCCAGCGTGTTTATCGAACGCGGCTTCGACGTGGTATCCGGCGGTACTGAGAACCACCTGTTCCTGCTGTCGCTGATCAAGCAGGACATTTCCGGTAAGGATGCTGACGCTGCCTTGGGCAAAGCCTTCATCACCGTGAACAAGAACTCCGTGCCGAACGACCCACGTTCGCCGTTCGTCACCTCCGGCCTGCGCTTCGGCACCCCGGCTGTGACCACCCGTGGTTTCAAGGAAGCGGAGTGCAAGGAACTGGCTGGCTGGATCTGCGACATCCTGGCAGACCTGAACAACGAAGCCGTGATCGACGCGGTACGTGAGAAGGTCAAGGCCATCTGCAAAAAGCTGCCGGTATACGGCGCTTGATAGCAGTTGCTTGAACAAGAAGCCCGGCGCTAGAGCCGGGCTTTTTTATGCCTGAAAATACTGCGCTTCCACTCTGAAATGAGTGCTGGCTTGCCTGCGAGAGCGGCCTGTCAGCTGGCACATCAGGGGCCGCCCCACCGCAATTGCTGGCAAGCCAGCTCCCACAGTGGGCCGTGTCTCAAGTCAGGGCTGGTAAACCTTGGCAAAGCCTTCGCGAATCTTTTGCTCCGGCAACTCATCGGCAATAAACACGATCACGCTTTCGCGCACCTCGCCTTCGGCCCACTCGGTATCCCAATCGAAGCCGTACAACTTCAGCACGCCCTGGAACACCATGCGCCGGTCCTCCCCAG
Proteins encoded in this region:
- a CDS encoding Lnb N-terminal periplasmic domain-containing protein → MLKRFAWMALFACAPLYAAPHLDDQRLQQLANDPFWLSLGHYEAGKISGWRSYVSDKKFFLAADGAHHPDAELKATVNALYAPASLGEKHAQCVYPARTRWLKDQLHLTDLPTVDCTEFKQWFKDVAPHSAVMIFPAAYLNSPSSMFGHTLLRIDQADVQSNNTALLSYAINFGAYIEGSDNSILYAWKGLMGGYPGLFALVPYQEKLSEYRSLENRDLWEYRLNLTQVETERMVEHVWELKQIQFDYFFFDENCSYRLLELLQVARPGLRLTEQFPLTAIPTDTVKAVKDAGLVEKIDYRPSRERELLERAKPLDSDEQQWVLKVSDDQKQLQEPAFKALPRERQALIIDAAYRLGRYRANGLERDTARSQRSFELLRAINQNPAPDLKITPPGLPENGHESRTWQAGIGTRGDKAFGEYGLRMAYHDLNDNAEGFPLGAQIEILQMKLRQYEGNHWQLQQLDLATIRSLTPRNALLQPWSWQVTGGLERVPGKHDDETLVAHVNGGAGGTWQLRDDMLGFALGTVRVEHNNDFNEAISPAAGFNTGVLWKNPLGNLSLEAKGDFFTNGEVRRSISLNQQWELSRNLGLRLSAQREYSHLSTPVNEVMLEVKWYHY
- a CDS encoding GreA/GreB family elongation factor produces the protein MSRAFVNEDNAAAQADQPVERQVSEQPNRLTAQGLAQLQAKVAQLQSEYSAESARGEQADKQRQADLERDLRYFNQRVQSAQVVAPATSTDKVQIGSWVTFANEQDEQQRIQLVGEDQADAGAGLINWGSPLGRALLGAQVGDEVLWQRPVGDQLIEVLRIEAEA
- the gdhA gene encoding NADP-specific glutamate dehydrogenase, coding for MIESVESFLARLKKRDPDQPEFHQAVEEVLRSLWPFLEANPHYLNSGILERICEPERAITFRVSWVDDHGKVQVNRGFRIQMNSAIGPYKGGLRFHPSVNLGVLKFLAFEQTFKNSLTSLPMGGGKGGSDFDPKGKSDAEVMRFCQAFMSELYRHIGADVDVPAGDIGVGAREIGFLFGQYKRLSNQFTSVLTGKGMTYGGSLIRPEATGFGCVYFAEEMLKRNHQRVEGKRVAVSGSGNVAQYAARKVMDLGGKVISLSDSEGTLYAESGLTEAQWSALLELKNVQRGRISELAERFGLEFRKGKSPWELACDIALPCATQNELDAEAARTLLRNGCVCVAEGANMPTTLEAVDIFIEAGILFAPGKASNAGGVAVSGLEMSQNAMRLLWTAGEVDSKLHHIMQSIHHACVHYGEENGRVNYVKGANIAGFVKVADAMLAQGIV
- the ettA gene encoding energy-dependent translational throttle protein EttA is translated as MAQYVFTMHRLGKVVPPKREILKNISLSFFPGAKIGVLGLNGSGKSTLLKIMAGVDTEFEGEARPMPELNIGYLPQEPQLDPAKTVREVVEEAVSVIKDAQARLDEVYAAYAEPDADFDKLAAEQAKLEAILQAGDGHNLERQLEVAADALRLPAWDAKVEHLSGGEKRRVALCRLLLSAPDMLLLDEPTNHLDADSVAWLEHFLHDFPGTVVAITHDRYFLDNVAGWILELDRGAGIPYEGNYSGWLEAKSDRLAAESKQQSAHEKAMKEELEWVRKGAKARQSKSKARLQRFEEMQSQEFQKRSETNEIYIPAGPRLGDKVIEFKNVSKGYGDRVLIDNLSFSMPKGAIVGVIGGNGAGKSTLFRMLMGKETPDSGSIEIGETVQLACVDQSRDDLDGSKTVFQQISDGSDQIRIGNYEIPSRTYVGRFNFKGGDQQKFVKDLSGGERGRLHLALTLKEGGNVLLLDEPSNDLDVETLRSLEEALLDFPGAAIVISHDRWFLDRVATHILAYEDDSQAVFFEGNYTEYEADRKKRLGDAAAQPHRVRHKKLA
- a CDS encoding LysE family translocator, whose amino-acid sequence is MLSVMSALGLLLLMPGPTNTLLLRSGLLTGFRRAWPLSLLECLAYLLQISFWGYLLSHLGDSAPWGLKLVQFASVCYLIRTSYLLWCNPDETLKSAPEARVSRLHFFLLTLINPKGLLIVSFIVPMQTFADLSLYMQFVAQFTLVVIPVGCTWVLFGARIKRGEYTWLTPHTINRTASVVICVFTLAILSRLAGSLISTGGVL